From a region of the Spelaeicoccus albus genome:
- a CDS encoding alpha/beta hydrolase: MKPSRTHSDGGVTCRKGIVYAHRARPDGGHTELRLDVYRPETSANVPAVVWLHGGGWFTGDRTLAPDLAVRVRATGCALATVDYRLSGEAIFPAQLHDVRAAIRFLRGSAAELGLDAERVGLWGASAGGHLAALAALTGRVTQLPGEPDAGDASVRAVAESYAPVDLAGVVAAAEARLPGADGASTPEARLLGGHPTGRPELAAQASPLNWIGTARQGSPAFQISHGTGDVLVPCEQSKKFHEALVAAGYDSELFLVDDYRHGFLNPAGRMDVNVRAVMDDGRLAAAGKAPASRVVGAGNSFRGTFGFADIDTFFARQLSTIAPARDSGSPSGEKS, encoded by the coding sequence GTGAAACCTTCGCGCACACACTCAGATGGCGGCGTCACCTGCCGGAAGGGTATCGTTTACGCTCACCGTGCCCGACCAGACGGCGGGCATACGGAACTGCGACTTGATGTCTATCGGCCTGAGACGTCCGCCAACGTGCCGGCGGTCGTCTGGTTGCATGGCGGCGGCTGGTTCACCGGCGATCGCACCCTCGCCCCCGACCTGGCAGTGCGCGTCCGGGCTACCGGCTGCGCTTTGGCCACTGTCGATTATCGCCTCTCCGGGGAGGCGATCTTCCCGGCGCAGCTGCACGACGTCCGCGCGGCGATTCGATTCCTGCGTGGCTCGGCAGCCGAACTCGGTCTCGACGCCGAAAGGGTCGGCCTATGGGGTGCCTCGGCCGGCGGGCACCTCGCCGCGCTCGCCGCGCTGACCGGCCGAGTGACTCAGCTGCCGGGCGAACCGGATGCCGGCGACGCATCGGTGCGGGCGGTCGCCGAATCGTACGCGCCGGTCGACCTGGCCGGCGTCGTGGCGGCCGCCGAAGCGCGGCTCCCAGGCGCCGACGGCGCGTCGACCCCCGAAGCTCGGCTGCTCGGCGGCCATCCGACCGGCCGTCCGGAGCTTGCCGCGCAGGCCAGCCCGCTGAACTGGATCGGAACGGCCCGACAGGGGTCGCCGGCCTTTCAGATCTCGCACGGCACGGGCGACGTCCTCGTGCCGTGCGAGCAAAGCAAAAAATTTCACGAAGCTCTTGTCGCCGCAGGCTACGACAGCGAACTGTTTCTCGTCGATGACTACCGCCATGGTTTCCTCAACCCGGCCGGAAGGATGGACGTGAACGTGCGCGCCGTCATGGACGACGGCCGGCTTGCCGCCGCCGGAAAAGCTCCAGCCAGCCGAGTTGTCGGCGCCGGTAACTCCTTTCGCGGCACGTTCGGCTTCGCCGACATCGACACATTCTTCGCCCGGCAATTATCGACAATTGCACCCGCACGCGATTCCGGATCACCATCAGGAGAAAAATCATGA
- a CDS encoding quercetin 2,3-dioxygenase, translating to MTTTDVEAMHALAPVMGALPGEPVPYYVPSGEGLRRETGGQLWTVIARNADTGGLFDAAFVLGPRGAESPFHSIPAQRTFVMLEGSAQFWLRGAGRLLVPGDSVHVAAGEPVAYRMTSHLTRFLQFSAPGSALDAVLGKSPAVTRHTYSAGRARSTNELVLPGNAQAQEVPRVEIQDAWDDTLPGGAGSYFLRARTGDRRGWPDAINSYIARGRNTAGAYFAVDTLAAPQPYIIRHFHARHTENFVCLSGRIWLWVNGTEVLLTAGDFLHAPAGTIHSFAIAAHNTRMLGLLTSDVFEPFFDVTGVATDDTVHTEGLIDPSILTDGIKANPDLDLVVVGAPPERVVAPGI from the coding sequence ATGACGACTACCGACGTCGAAGCAATGCACGCGCTCGCCCCGGTGATGGGGGCCCTGCCCGGCGAGCCGGTGCCGTACTACGTGCCGTCCGGCGAAGGGTTGCGCCGCGAGACCGGCGGCCAGCTCTGGACGGTCATCGCACGGAACGCCGACACGGGCGGGTTGTTCGACGCAGCCTTTGTATTGGGACCGCGCGGAGCGGAAAGTCCGTTCCACAGCATTCCGGCACAGCGCACGTTCGTGATGCTCGAGGGAAGCGCGCAGTTCTGGCTGCGCGGGGCCGGACGCCTGCTCGTCCCGGGCGACTCCGTGCACGTCGCAGCCGGCGAACCGGTCGCCTATCGGATGACCAGCCACCTGACCCGGTTCCTGCAGTTCTCGGCTCCCGGCAGCGCGCTCGATGCCGTTCTCGGCAAGAGTCCGGCAGTGACTCGGCATACCTATTCCGCCGGCCGCGCGAGATCGACGAATGAGCTCGTCCTGCCCGGGAACGCCCAAGCGCAGGAAGTGCCGCGCGTGGAGATCCAGGATGCGTGGGACGATACATTGCCCGGCGGCGCCGGAAGCTACTTTCTGCGCGCCCGAACCGGTGACCGGCGTGGCTGGCCGGACGCCATCAACTCGTATATCGCTCGGGGCCGCAACACGGCCGGCGCCTATTTTGCCGTCGACACGCTCGCAGCACCGCAGCCCTACATCATCCGCCACTTCCATGCACGGCATACCGAGAACTTTGTGTGTTTGTCCGGACGGATCTGGCTGTGGGTCAACGGCACGGAGGTGCTGCTCACCGCCGGCGATTTCCTCCATGCGCCGGCTGGCACGATCCACAGTTTCGCGATCGCCGCGCACAACACTCGCATGCTCGGCTTGCTCACCTCGGACGTGTTCGAGCCGTTCTTCGACGTCACCGGCGTCGCCACCGATGACACGGTGCATACCGAGGGGCTGATCGACCCGTCGATATTGACGGACGGCATCAAGGCCAATCCCGATCTCGACCTGGTCGTCGTCGGTGCGCCGCCCGAGCGCGTCGTCGCTCCCGGCATTTAG
- a CDS encoding LysR family transcriptional regulator, giving the protein MEPTVRQLRGFVAVAEELHFGRAATRLHMSPSALSEQISTIERGLGRALFRRSSRAVQLTDHGKQLLPLARTAIGSMDDVRAWAVGADSELRVGLMVSSPVFQAVLAEAARRLPDLAWQIRQLGFLGCYDALVVGDVDCAFVAEAGEPSHADVEALPLWDEEPYLLVATDHRLAGYESLHLADLAGETFVSVDDEALASRWYASVMGPDGIPHRLLPIARSFDEVLDLAAVGIGVNICGASAATTYPRPGVRFIPLVDAPKITTYLCLRTGHRPAAVDAFARLAVDVVHGPH; this is encoded by the coding sequence ATGGAACCGACGGTCCGTCAGCTACGGGGGTTTGTGGCAGTAGCCGAGGAATTGCACTTCGGCCGCGCCGCCACGCGATTGCACATGAGCCCGTCCGCACTCAGCGAGCAGATCTCGACCATCGAACGCGGTTTGGGGCGGGCGCTGTTCCGCCGATCGTCTCGCGCCGTCCAATTGACCGACCACGGCAAACAGCTGCTGCCGCTCGCCCGGACGGCGATCGGATCCATGGACGACGTCCGGGCGTGGGCTGTGGGCGCCGACAGCGAGCTGCGCGTCGGGCTGATGGTGTCGAGCCCGGTTTTCCAAGCGGTACTTGCCGAAGCGGCCAGGCGGCTGCCCGATCTCGCGTGGCAGATCCGTCAGCTCGGATTTCTCGGCTGCTATGACGCGCTGGTTGTGGGCGACGTCGACTGCGCGTTCGTCGCCGAAGCCGGCGAGCCCTCGCACGCCGATGTTGAAGCGCTTCCGTTGTGGGACGAGGAACCGTACCTGCTGGTGGCAACCGACCATCGTCTCGCGGGGTACGAATCGCTGCACCTGGCGGATCTCGCCGGCGAGACTTTCGTATCGGTGGACGATGAAGCTCTCGCGTCACGATGGTATGCCAGCGTCATGGGGCCGGACGGTATCCCGCACCGCCTGTTGCCGATCGCCCGGAGCTTCGACGAGGTACTCGATTTGGCTGCGGTCGGAATCGGCGTCAACATCTGCGGAGCCTCGGCCGCCACGACGTACCCGCGGCCGGGCGTCCGGTTCATTCCTCTGGTGGACGCCCCGAAGATCACGACGTACCTATGCTTGCGCACGGGGCACCGTCCGGCCGCGGTCGACGCGTTCGCGCGCCTCGCCGTGGACGTGGTGCACGGCCCGCACTGA
- a CDS encoding DUF3500 domain-containing protein: MTGGFRRFVPPPDDPRITALRGLNAYDYREAAKNAPFTGDLIRGWQPLYGQPFRGMSADGEPRPSVHDLGPARPGEEAPAEAMTAAARALLTELPEDDRVRLCYPVDAVEWQLWANPEFMQHDTGLRLECARPGTRRLILDVVRASLSEPGYRLVRTLMRVNGFLGDLVELAGIMNEYSYNFAVFGTPSADRPWGWQLFGHHLAVNCLVAGSRMVCTPVFFGAEPNGIDAGPDAGTHVFTERIRLARALMQSLPGELADRARTYREMNDPAMPPGRVHPGDERHLAGAFQDNRVIPYEGIRVSEMSREQLVLVNRLVAEFTAYLPDGVAKARCREIAAWYDETHFSWIGGTRDDDPFYFRIQSPVVVAELDHHCGVFLTNAEPAPFHIHTVLRTPNGNDYGRAIVRAAVRTG; encoded by the coding sequence GTGACGGGCGGCTTCCGCCGGTTCGTTCCGCCGCCGGACGATCCGCGTATCACGGCGCTTCGGGGACTGAACGCGTACGACTACCGCGAAGCGGCGAAGAACGCCCCTTTCACCGGGGATCTCATTCGCGGCTGGCAGCCTCTTTATGGTCAGCCGTTCCGGGGAATGAGCGCCGACGGCGAGCCGCGGCCGTCCGTCCACGACCTCGGCCCGGCTCGCCCGGGCGAAGAGGCGCCCGCCGAGGCGATGACCGCTGCGGCGCGAGCTCTTCTCACGGAGCTTCCCGAAGACGACCGCGTCAGGCTGTGCTATCCGGTCGACGCCGTCGAATGGCAGTTGTGGGCGAACCCGGAATTTATGCAGCACGACACCGGTCTTCGTCTCGAGTGCGCGCGGCCGGGTACTCGCCGACTTATATTGGACGTCGTCCGCGCCAGCCTGAGCGAGCCAGGCTACCGGCTTGTGCGCACGTTGATGCGCGTGAACGGCTTCCTCGGCGACTTGGTCGAACTCGCCGGCATCATGAATGAATACAGTTACAACTTTGCCGTCTTCGGCACACCGTCCGCCGACAGGCCGTGGGGGTGGCAGCTCTTCGGCCATCATCTCGCGGTGAACTGCCTGGTCGCCGGCTCCCGGATGGTCTGCACACCCGTCTTCTTCGGCGCGGAACCGAACGGTATCGATGCGGGGCCGGACGCCGGCACGCACGTCTTCACCGAACGCATCCGGTTGGCGCGAGCACTGATGCAGTCTCTACCCGGCGAGCTTGCCGACCGGGCACGGACATACCGCGAGATGAACGACCCCGCGATGCCACCCGGGCGCGTGCACCCCGGGGACGAACGACACCTGGCCGGTGCGTTCCAGGACAATCGGGTGATTCCGTACGAGGGGATCCGAGTATCCGAGATGTCCCGGGAACAGCTGGTTCTCGTCAACAGGCTCGTCGCGGAATTTACCGCGTACTTGCCCGACGGTGTCGCAAAGGCTCGCTGCCGCGAGATCGCCGCCTGGTACGACGAGACCCACTTCTCATGGATCGGCGGTACCCGCGACGACGACCCGTTTTACTTCCGCATCCAGTCGCCGGTCGTGGTTGCCGAACTCGATCACCACTGCGGCGTCTTCCTGACAAACGCGGAGCCGGCGCCGTTTCACATCCACACCGTCCTTCGTACCCCGAACGGCAACGACTACGGGCGGGCAATCGTACGCGCGGCCGTCCGCACCGGCTAG